A genomic window from Lotus japonicus ecotype B-129 chromosome 1, LjGifu_v1.2 includes:
- the LOC130729766 gene encoding adenine/guanine permease AZG2: MGRDVCGSGRMGPKWTKMEKTINDSVSKSFVGSYFKLEARKTCFTKELRAATATFVTMAYIITVNATIIAASGGTCSTADCTAPAGPDCTVKPNAGYESCLAKTKSDLVVATAVTAMVSSIAMGLLANLPFGLAPGMGPNAYLAFNMVGFHGTGPLSYQTAMAVVCIEGCAFLLVSALGLRGKLAKLIPHSIRLACAAGIGLFIAFVGLQASQGVGLIGPDASNLVTITACKSTDPITGACLGGRLQSPTFWLGLVGFLITSYGLMKNIRGSMIYGILFVTLVSWFRHTEVTFFPDTPLGDANFSYFKKVVDFHKIKSTAGVLSFSEFNKKEVWEALATLFYVDVIALTGIMYTLAEIGEFVDEKGNFEGEYMAYLVDAGGTIVGSALGVTTTATFVESSAGMREGGRTGLTAVMIGVFFFFSLFFTPLFSSVPPWAIGPSLVMVGVMMMKVVKDIDWTNIKEAVPAFAIMLLMPLTFSIAYGIIGGIGLYIALSLLDYATSAINWLRKMRRMVTKEHNQVSATAGVESIVEII; encoded by the coding sequence ATGGGAAGAGATGTGTGTGGAAGTGGAAGAATGGGACCAAAATGGACAAAAATGGAGAAAACCATAAACGATTCTGTCTCCAAGAGCTTTGTTGGAAGCTACTTCAAGCTAGAAGCAAGGAAAACATGCTTCACAAAAGAGCTCCGTGCAGCCACAGCCACTTTTGTCACCATGGCCTACATCATCACCGTCAACGCCACCATCATCGCCGCCTCTGGAGGAACCTGCTCCACCGCTGACTGCACCGCCCCGGCAGGTCCAGACTGCACGGTAAAGCCTAATGCTGGCTATGAAAGCTGCCTTGCAAAGACCAAGAGTGACTTGGTGGTGGCCACTGCTGTGACAGCCATGGTTTCATCTATTGCTATGGGACTCTTAGCCAACCTTCCTTTCGGCCTGGCTCCAGGTATGGGCCCAAATGCTTACCTAGCTTTTAACATGGTAGGCTTTCATGGAACTGGGCCACTCTCATATCAAACAGCAATGGCTGTGGTGTGTATTGAAGGGTGTGCTTTTCTTTTGGTGTCTGCTCTTGGGTTAAGAGGCAAGCTTGCTAAGCTCATACCTCATTCTATTAGGCTTGCTTGTGCTGCTGGGATTGGGCTTTTCATTGCCTTTGTGGGCCTGCAAGCAAGCCAGGGTGTTGGGCTTATTGGGCCTGATGCTTCCAATCTTGTCACCATCACAGCCTGCAAGAGCACTGACCCAATAACAGGAGCATGCTTGGGTGGGAGATTGCAAAGCCCAACATTTTGGCTTGGGCTTGTGGGCTTCCTCATTACAAGCTATGGGCTAATGAAGAACATCAGGGGTAGCATGATTTATGGCATTCTTTTTGTAACCTTGGTGTCATGGTTTAGGCACACAGAGGTGACTTTTTTCCCTGATACTCCACTTGGGGATGCAAATTTCAGCTATTTCAAGAAAGtggttgattttcataaaatcaAATCCACTGCTGGGGTTCTTAGTTTCAGTgaatttaataaaaaagaagTTTGGGAGGCTTTGGCTACCTTGTTCTATGTTGATGTGATTGCATTGACAGGGATCATGTACACACTTGCAGAGATTGGTGAGTTTGTGGATGAGAAAGGGAATTTTGAAGGTGAGTACATGGCTTACTTGGTTGATGCAGGTGGAACAATTGTGGGTTCTGCATTGGGTGTGACAACAACTGCAACATTTGTGGAATCTTCAGCTGGGATGAGAGAAGGGGGTAGAACAGGCTTAACTGCTGTGATGATTGGTgtgttcttctttttctctctatttttcACTCCTCTGTTTTCCAGTGTTCCTCCTTGGGCTATTGGCCCTTCACTGGTGATGGTTggggtgatgatgatgaaggtggTGAAGGACATAGATTGGACAAACATTAAGGAAGCTGTTCCTGCTTTTGCTATAATGCTTCTCATGCCTCTCACTTTCTCCATAGCTTATGGGATTATTGGGGGGATTGGGCTCTACATTGCTCTTAGCCTCTTGGATTATGCAACGAGCGCCATAAATTGGTTGAGGAAGATGAGGAGAATGGTGACCAAGGAGCACAATCAAGTATCTGCTACTGCTGGTGTTGAATCAATTGTGGAAATTATATGA